The Ectothiorhodospiraceae bacterium BW-2 nucleotide sequence CCCCTCCGGTACCCATCGCCGCCGCGCTCTCCCCCCCACCGCCACCCTCGATACCCGCCGAATCGTTCGCCGCCTGGGTTAGCGACTGCGAAGCGAGCGCCGGTAACACCTGTAGTCTGCGTGACGGCATAGTGGCCTGCTCTAACTGCCCGCTCTGGCTATTCCACCAGTGGATCACCTGTGCCGGAAAGATTAGCTCCCCCGCCTGTAACGGAATATAGGCGATGCGACCGATACGGCGCGAGATCACCCCCTCATCTCCGATCTGCTGCTCAAACTCGGGCCGATCGGGATAGACCTTCACCTGCTCGGGGTGGCTTAGGGTAATATCGGGCAGCTGGTTTAGCGTCACCCCCTCCGCCTCCAGCACCACGGTACGGGTTAGCGGCTCCCCCACACGAAGCGTCCTCGGCACCTCCCCCCAGTTATCGCTAAAGCTGAGGCGACGAGCCGGTAACCAGACCGAAGTCGAAGAGAGCTCCGGTTGCGCTTTAACCTCCAGCCGCAGCGGCTCAGAGAGGATACGCCTCACCTGCATCTTCTGGTTAAAGAGCTGCAATCCTAGTCTCGAACCGGCAGCCACCATCCCCTCAAACCGAAACGGTTTCAGCTCTAACACCCCCTCCTGCTTAGGAAACAGAGCGTAGCGCTGCTCAATCACCGCATAGCGCTGCTCGCCACGGCGCACCTCATAGCGGCGATCCTCCCCTAAAGGGACTACCTCCGCCTCCCCTTGGGCAAACTCCGGCCGAGTTAGGGTACCATTGCTAATGTTGATAGTACGCAACAATTTTAGCGTCACAACCACCTGCTCCCCGGGATAGAGGGTATCGCGATCACTCTCGACCTCTAGCAGCAGCTCCCCCTGTTGCGCCTCGCTATCGGCGACCCCCTCCCCGATATCGATCACTTTAGCCGGACTATTATCGCGCCCAAAACTGATAGGCGGAATCGTCAACTTGCCACTGCGGTTGGCCATTAGGGTTAAACTCCAAGTGTAGCTCTCGCTCTGGCGTCCATTGACCCACTGCGCCGACATGGCGCTATTGCGCGATAAGATCGAAAAGTCGCGCTGTAACGGAGTGAAATCGGGCTCGCCATCGGGCTCGCCACGACTGGTAAAAGAGAGGGTAAACGACTCATTTAGGCGCAGCGCCTCCCGATCAACCGACACCTCAATCGTCGAGGCCAGCGCCGACACCGTTTTAAACCAGATCACCAAGATCAAGCCTATCTGCCAGAGTAAAGACACTGCACTACCCCCTCTATGACCTCTATCTCTCTATCCATCTCTACCACGGTTGCGGCTCATTAGGTAGCTGACGATAGCGCCGATTGGCCTGATAACCAAATTTTCGCTGTAGCAGCGCCCCTGGATCATCGGGGATCTGCCGCAGCCACTGATTTTGCGGCATTGCAGCGGCATCCTCGACCACCTCCCTCCCTTCGGTCACCGCCGCCTCCCCCTCCTCATCCGCCAGAGCACTCACTCGATCACCCTCCTCCTGAGCCTCACTGTTCGCATCGCCATCGAGCGGCGCCTCCCCTCTGCCACTCTCATCCCCCTCCCCCTGCTCGGCGCTAACGGCTTGATCGCCATCGCCATCGCCTTGATAGCTCTCCGATGAGAGTTGGGTTTGGGTTTGGGTTTCGGTCACCCCCCCCTCTCCCTGAGCATCAGCGCCCTCGCTACTCTCGCCCTTCTCGCCCTTCTCGCCCTTCTCGCCCTTCTCGCCCTTCTCGCCCTTCTCGCCCTTCTCGCCCTTCTCTCCATCCGCTGGCGAGTCTGAATCGTCGTCGGAGGGGGAGGAGCGCGACTCTTGTAGCTGCTGTAGTCGTTCCAGATTATAGCGCCCATCTTCGTGATCTGGCACCTGTTGTAGTAGCTGCTGATAGTGCTGAATCGCCGCCTCAATCTCTCCCGACTGCGCCAAAGCGGTGGCCCGATTATAGAGCCCCATCGGCGAGTTATCCTCACGCCAAGCGTTAAGGCTGCCACTAAAATCGCCTTGGCGATAGCGAGCTACCCCCTGCCAAGCAGGATCGGTAAACAACTCAGCGGCGGCCGCTACCTCTCCCTGCTGGAGTCGCTTCACCCCCTGCTGATTACGGTTATAGAGCCAGTGTGGTAGCTCTAGCGCACTCACTGGCGGCGGCAGCGACGCCCAAAGCAGCGGCACCATGAGCACCATCCAGAGACCACGGCGAAACAGTAGCGCGACCAACGGCAGCAGCAACGGCAGTAACCATACCCCCTCATCTTGCCACGCCTCAAGCGGCTGCTCGCCCTGCGCCACGGTATCCCCCCCTCCATGCAGGCGCAGAGTATTGAGCATCGGCAGATAGTCGCTCTCATCCACCGCTAACGAGACAGCGCGGCCCCCTGCGGCACTCGCTAACTGCTGTAAAGGTCGCCAGTCGAGCCGCCCTAATACAATGTCACCGCGACTATCTTTAAAATAGCCCCCTTCAGGTAGCGGAATCGGTGCCCCTTCGCGGCTACCGATGGCAATAATCCCTAGCGAATAGCCGGCCCGATTGAGTGCCCGCGCCGCCGCTAGACACGCGTCACCACAAGGGCCGTTTAGACCATCGGTTAACAGAATCACCCGCCCGTGGCGAATGGCGGTCTGCTCTAAAAGCTGCTGTGCGACAGGTAGGGCTCGGTAGGGGTGGCTCCCCTGTAGCGGCACAGTGGTGGTATCGAGGCTGTGCAACAGCGCTTTAATCGTCGCCACATCGGTAGTTAACGGGGTCACCACAAACGGCTCGGCAGCGACCACAATCAACCCATTTTGCCCATCGGCATGGCTATTTAGGATATCGATTAACTTAAGTCGCGCCCGCTGTAGCCGACTCGGTTTCACATCGGTCGCCCGCATCGACTGCGACAGATCGAGAATTAACACCAGCGCCGACTGATCTTGCAGCAGCGGCTGCGGCTGCTTCTGCCACGCCGGCCCCGCGAGCGCGATAAGCGCAATAATCGCAATCGCGTTCACGAGCCAACGGAGTGACTGACCATTGGTTGTCGGCAGACTCTGTAGTAGATGAGGTAGCAGCTCGGCATCGCAGTAGCGTTGCCACCCCAGAGATTCGCGACCAAAGCGCCGCCAGAACAGATTGAGACCCAATAGCACGACCAACCCCAACAACCAGTAGGGGCGCAAAAAGTGCAGCGACTCCAGCCACTCCGGCATCATAGCGCCACCTCGCGACTGAAACGGTGCCGCAGCAGCGTTGCCACCCCTAACAGCAGCAGCGCTAACGCCAGCGGCCAGTAGAAGAGCTCTCGTCGTGGACGAAAGTTAAACGCGTCTCGCGCTACCGGCTCCAGTTCATCTAATAGCTGATAGATCTGCTCCAACTCGCCACTGTCGCGAGCACGAAAGTAGCGCCCCCCCGTCAGTTCGGCAATGCGGCGCAGCGTCTTTTCATCCAGATCACGCGATGGATTGATCGTCTGGGTGCCGAATAGGGTTCGCACCTGAAGTCTGTCCGCACCGATGCCGATGGTATAGATAGTCAACCCCTTCTCCGCAGCCACAGTCGCCGCTTGCAGCGGCGAGACCACACCGGCGGTATTGGCCCCATCGGTCATTAGAATCAGTACCGGAATCACCGGCTTACCCGCCTGTCGAGAGGCCTCTAGCCGTTTAATCGCCAATCCAATCGCATCCCCAATAGCGGTCTGATCTCCGGCCATGCCGATCACCGCCTCATCGAGCAGCGTCACCACCGTCTGGCGGTCAAAAGTCAGCGGTGCCTGCACATAGGGGCGCGAACCGAACAGAATCAGCCCAACCCTATCCCCATAGCGGCGCT carries:
- a CDS encoding VWA domain-containing protein encodes the protein MMPEWLESLHFLRPYWLLGLVVLLGLNLFWRRFGRESLGWQRYCDAELLPHLLQSLPTTNGQSLRWLVNAIAIIALIALAGPAWQKQPQPLLQDQSALVLILDLSQSMRATDVKPSRLQRARLKLIDILNSHADGQNGLIVVAAEPFVVTPLTTDVATIKALLHSLDTTTVPLQGSHPYRALPVAQQLLEQTAIRHGRVILLTDGLNGPCGDACLAAARALNRAGYSLGIIAIGSREGAPIPLPEGGYFKDSRGDIVLGRLDWRPLQQLASAAGGRAVSLAVDESDYLPMLNTLRLHGGGDTVAQGEQPLEAWQDEGVWLLPLLLPLVALLFRRGLWMVLMVPLLWASLPPPVSALELPHWLYNRNQQGVKRLQQGEVAAAAELFTDPAWQGVARYRQGDFSGSLNAWREDNSPMGLYNRATALAQSGEIEAAIQHYQQLLQQVPDHEDGRYNLERLQQLQESRSSPSDDDSDSPADGEKGEKGEKGEKGEKGEKGEKGEKGESSEGADAQGEGGVTETQTQTQLSSESYQGDGDGDQAVSAEQGEGDESGRGEAPLDGDANSEAQEEGDRVSALADEEGEAAVTEGREVVEDAAAMPQNQWLRQIPDDPGALLQRKFGYQANRRYRQLPNEPQPW
- a CDS encoding protein BatD, giving the protein MSLLWQIGLILVIWFKTVSALASTIEVSVDREALRLNESFTLSFTSRGEPDGEPDFTPLQRDFSILSRNSAMSAQWVNGRQSESYTWSLTLMANRSGKLTIPPISFGRDNSPAKVIDIGEGVADSEAQQGELLLEVESDRDTLYPGEQVVVTLKLLRTINISNGTLTRPEFAQGEAEVVPLGEDRRYEVRRGEQRYAVIEQRYALFPKQEGVLELKPFRFEGMVAAGSRLGLQLFNQKMQVRRILSEPLRLEVKAQPELSSTSVWLPARRLSFSDNWGEVPRTLRVGEPLTRTVVLEAEGVTLNQLPDITLSHPEQVKVYPDRPEFEQQIGDEGVISRRIGRIAYIPLQAGELIFPAQVIHWWNSQSGQLEQATMPSRRLQVLPALASQSLTQAANDSAGIEGGGGGESAAAMGTGGAVPSSLWAELLSHGGVLWLALWLVTLLLWLLHYRYYRHAPRTRWLEGIALRRQIRRRLVSGDPAQAERGLLLWGRLCSPDRPPRSLGEMALRASDSVAEEIVRLTALRYYQRGEAWSAKRGELLWRQLQQRPQLAPSPVSPQLPLYPPCRPQ
- a CDS encoding VWA domain-containing protein, with protein sequence MAIVSLLPLLIYGWLPPVRTEASVALRVPFLGQMAVVEQSQQLWVGRSDYWRRGVALCGWLALVIAAMRPQWLGEAQQYPATGRDLLLAIDLSGSMEVEDFQLSGRMIDRLSATKGVAGEFIERRYGDRVGLILFGSRPYVQAPLTFDRQTVVTLLDEAVIGMAGDQTAIGDAIGLAIKRLEASRQAGKPVIPVLILMTDGANTAGVVSPLQAATVAAEKGLTIYTIGIGADRLQVRTLFGTQTINPSRDLDEKTLRRIAELTGGRYFRARDSGELEQIYQLLDELEPVARDAFNFRPRRELFYWPLALALLLLGVATLLRHRFSREVAL